Genomic DNA from Trypanosoma brucei brucei TREU927 chromosome 9, whole genome shotgun sequence:
TGAagcaaaggtaaaacaacaaggaaacaacaaggaTTATTTGGCATCATCCCTGTTCTGTGGTAAATTAAGAATTTATGGCTCTCGCCAGCATCATATCCAGTAGAGAAGAACATTATCAAAACTGTAAAAGAAAACCCTCAAAGAGTACCTCATTAGAGCAACCACGTTGTCATGGCAGATACTGCGGTCAAATGTGCACAGTAACACAACGATAAATTTCAATATAACTATCTACGAGCAGCAAAAAGGAGAGTAGAAAAAGCAGTGGTAACCACAACAAGTGAATCAGCACCCCATACAATGGACGAGAACACAGCGCTTTTATTGATGCATGCGTGTCGGGGGAAGTCTTTTATATTGTGAAGGgacaaatagaaaaaacaacaacactccCAATCACACATATACGGTACAGGGTTTCTGTTCCCCCATGCTGACCTTTCACGTATCACctttattgtttccctcttccctcccttctgtTGTTTGCCTGCAACAACAGTGTTACGGTTAATGAAAATTTACAGCCCACCACACCTGTACATTCATTTCAGCACGAGCTGAGATGTAGGCAAGTCTTTCATATGTTTGTCGTTCACACATCGTGTACCCCTCCACTGATTTTGTAACGAATTAACGTCTTAAATTGATTTTGTTAAGATACACCACTATCACCTTCCAACACAGAGTCaagggagcaaaaaaacacaattaTAGGCAGTACAAATAGACAACTTCGAGAAATTGGGACAAATGCTGTCAGATATGCATTATACGCAATGAAGTAAGCAAAGGAAACTTTACGAATTTCTAAGATGAGGGCCATAGGTGTACGGCCTGCTTGTTTCATTAGTGCAGTTACCAAAACTATCCCGCTAGCAAGATAAGGCGCATCCTTCCATTAATCTTGTCAGAAATGCTAGACATTCCTTCATGCCTCATCCAAGACCATGCCCACCTTTCTGGGTGTCATTATTTTGACCATATAAGCAGCAAGACAAAGGGTAGTataccaacaacaaaaacagcaacaacaatgaaTAGATAATTGCTCGCCTTTCACacaagaaaggaagataaGCACACCTACTACTAGAGAAATGACATCTTAAAGACGAACAAagttgttttcctctcttttcgaCTTTTCAACAACAGGTCCGTCATTATTAACAACACTTTACTGATTTCACCTTTCCACAGGGGGAGGCACCATCAATGATTTCTCTCATCTACGACTTTCCTGCTAGACTGACCCGCCGCTTCACTCTTAAAAGCCACCATTACCGGTTGGCTGTCTTCCGTCATTTCACGTGAATTGGCACCACAACATGGCCACCAGCGAATAAAAAGTTGCAGCTGCCATGGAGCTCCATCAGCGTTGTGACCTACTGCTATGAATGTTGCAATTGTTAAATAAATAGCTACCAACACGTCATCTGTGTAATGGAACCGAGAGGCAACGATGCAATAGTAGCTAAAAATTGCTACCACAGTCACCACAGGACGAAACGACCAATGTACCATTGCCCCATAAATCCAGTGGAACATGAGATGAAGCGTCAGAATCACAGTATGGCCACTGTACATGAGATCACCACAGTGTATGgaaccaccaccagctgtaAGAACAGTAAGTATAACGTTCTTTACGGGGTTCTCTATTTTCGGCGGGTTTTGGCACAGGTCATCGGGAGCAGGAAAGGATGTCATGACAATAACCACCGAGCGAAAGAGCAGCAGGAGTGCGTATGATGTAATAAAACGGATCCATGCAATGGTATGAACGTTGCGCAGTTCAATACGGCAATTCTCCTTACATAACCACAcagataaaaagaagcgacTCACACCGGGAATGTTACATGGGAGTTCTGGTTCACCCGACCCCACACAATGCCGGTGAAGAAGGTACAGTTTGAAAGCGGTGAAAACACTCAGAATATTCAAGAAACCGATACAGCAGTCTGCAAGAACATACATACCTGGTACCTTCGTCAAAAGTTCAAAACCGAGATCTGGTAGCGGCTTCGTCACCTTGGGGTCCGGCATACGTTCATGTGTGATTTGCAACGCAACCGCAAGGATGAAAGAGACGATTACGAATACAACTGTGAATCGAATGACTTGCGTTCGTAATGGCAAGGGTTTCCTCATTCTGTTCCAAAAGGAACCACTATACATTTCCACTGGTGGGACAGCCATTGGTGGTGGTACTAATCCTGGTGGtgagagggagaagaaaggTTAACTAATCATTATGGCAGCATACTTTGTTGGTGATAACTCACATAACGTAAGTATTCAAACCACATGGTATAACTGCTTTGTTGAagcaaaggtaaaacaacaaggaaacaacaaggaTTATTTGGCATCATCCCTGTTCTGTGGTAAATTAAGAATTTATGGCTCTCGCCAGCATCATATCCAGCAGAGAAGAACATTATCAAAACTGTAAAAGAAAACCCTCAAAGAGTACCTCATTAGAGCAACCACGTTGTCATGGCAGATACTGCGGTCAAATGTGCACAGTAACACAACGATAAATTTCAATATAACTATCTACGAGCAGCAAAAAGGAGAGTAGAAAAAGCAGTGGTAACCACAACAAGTGAATCAGCACCCCATACAATGGACGAGAACACAGCGCTTTTATTGATGCATGCGTGTCGGGGGAAGTCTTTTATATTGTGAAGGgacaaatagaaaaaacaacaacactccCAATCACACATATACGGTACAGGGTTTCTGTTCCCCCATGCTGACCTTTCACGTATCACctttattgtttccctcttccctcccttctgtTGTTTGCCTGCAACAACAGTGTTACGGTTAATGAAAATTTACAGCCCACCACACCTGTACATTCATTTCAGCACGAGCTGAGATGTAGGCAAGTCTTTCATATGTTTGTCGTTCACACATCGTGTACCCCTCCACTGATTTTTCTCTTGAAAAAACTTCATCACACATCTAAGTTTCATGTAAACGTATGTATCGCGGTGTGTAAATTGACGAACgcagagcaaacaaaaaaaacattcaaaATAATACGGGTATTTATAAATATCCGTACGTAGTATGGTCACCTTTTTGGCATCCAGCCACAGGTAAAAttataaatgaaaaataacTGCCAAAGCAGCAGACCTCAATGCGTGAACAGTTAAGTTCGGTACAACCCCACTAATACGAAAGGATTTATCAATTCGATAAACAGGAGGCTGATGTTCTCCTACTTAATATATTCTACGCAAAGAAGTAAGCAAAGGAAACTTTACGAATTTCTAAGATGAGGGCCATAGGTGTACGGCCTGCTTGTTTCATTAGTGCAGTTACCAAAACTATCCCGCTAGCAAGATAAGGCGCATCCTTCCATTAATCTTGTCAGAAATGCTGGACATTCCTTCATGCCTCATCCAAGACCATGCCCACCTTTCTGGGTGTCATTATTTTGACCATATAAGCAGCAAGACAAAGGGTAGTataccaacaacaaaaacagcaacaacaataaatagATAATTGCTCGCCTTTCACacaagaaaggaagataaGCACACCTACTACTAGAGAAATGACATCTTAAAGACGAACAAagttgttttcctctcttctcgACTTTTCAACAACAGGTCCGTCATTATTAACAACACTTTACTGATTCACCTTTCCACAGGGGGAGGCACCATCAATGATTTTTCTTATCTATGACTTTCCCTCGAAATTCAtcatttcttcgtt
This window encodes:
- a CDS encoding phosphatidylcholine:ceramide cholinephosphotransferase 2, putative (similar to Phosphatidylcholine:ceramide cholinephosphotransferase 2 (EC 2.7.-.-)(Sphingomyelin synthase 2). (Swiss-Prot:Q9D4B1) (Mus musculus;)) → MYSGSFWNRMRKPLPLRTQVIRFTVVFVIVSFILAVALQITHERMPDPKVTKPLPDLGFELLTKVPGMYVLADCCIGFLNILSVFTAFKLYLLHRHCVGSGEPELPCNIPGVSRFFLSVWLCKENCRIELRNVHTIAWIRFITSYALLLLFRSVVIVMTSFPAPDDLCQNPPKIENPVKNVILTVLTAGGGSIHCGDLMYSGHTVILTLHLMFHWIYGAMVHWSFRPVVTVVAIFSYYCIVASRFHYTDDVLVAIYLTIATFIAVGHNADGAPWQLQLFIRWWPCCGANSREMTEDSQPVMVAFKSEAAGQSSRKVVDERNH